The Candidatus Koribacter versatilis Ellin345 genome has a segment encoding these proteins:
- a CDS encoding carboxypeptidase regulatory-like domain-containing protein encodes MRRANWFAASLLSTLLLMTSMLWASITGSISGVITDSSGAVVAGANVTATDTQTGTHTTVVTDSKGFYNFPSLAVGNYTVEISRPGFKQYRTTDLVVNANSALRLDAALVVGAASEKVEVTSEAVHVETQSTQMGEVITGKTMTAVPLNGRAFTDLLALQPGVSPYNSSDTGMAGVNDRPVDGGLNSGNQSVNGQREASNGFMVNGSNVEEGKTNGAAIIPNLDSISEFRIITNNYDAEYGNYSGGQINVVTKSGTNALHGTVFDFLRNTSLDAKNYFAAHSDPTPVFRQNQFGGTIGGAIKKNSTFFFVDYQGTRQTLAPTVTAQVPTVDNLGGNFSDSADSFSGVVNGPYFANLLSQRLGYNVNDQEPYYTAGCTNATQCVFPNADVPKAAWSPVATAMVGMGLIPQPNVSTQNFNYETSQYAQTLRDDKGGVRIDQNWRFGQLFGYYFADDYLLDSPFPSGGASVPAQGFPYSATTSGRAQLVNIGDTKSFGATAVNEFRFSYVRNTLSLTTPTSGIGSNFSLANLGFVTPWGAASGGISPIAPGLEGVPYITFNSFGIGVPQVSTRQYNNSFQWLDNFSKVIGTHSLKFGGQFHYDQINERNLAAENGQYGFSGSETGIDFADFLIGAPDSLTQASPQILDSRSKYYALFAQDSWRVTPNLVFNYGLRWEASMPWYDTQNKTETIIPGKQSVKFPGAPPGYVVAGDPGVPRTLAPTQWANFSPRLGLAYSPSATSGFWAKVFGGPGRTSIRIGGGLYYTSVEDLSQFLEVGDPPYGLYYGSANPPLLEAPYLARYSGDSVGQRFPFPYPPTNVSPSNPDSTFPWAQVEPLSYDWSFNSHNKLPYSEHYELSLQRQIGADTVVTASYVGNQAHRLVAAVESNPTNQAACLFLSDSANLGPNSAGPCGPFSETPPFTVTVVGGESIGTTTPWVTSTGKVVNSVRPLGPLFDTNPWVSTIANSNYNSLQMSANYESSSLSFLAAYTFSKCMDNASGLQDSVYPYDPRVSRALCNFDVTHNFVISYNWLLPFDKYASKRWERALIGGWALSGITSFATGLPVSLSENDDNSLIGANAAPVDVPNCSYSGAVLGDTDPRSGKPYFNTALFSPEQLGQFGNCRRRYFHGPGINNFNMALLKTVVFTESKQLQLRFEAFNVFNHAQFTNPSGEINSDTFGLVTNARDPRIMQVGAKFIF; translated from the coding sequence ATGCGTCGCGCAAATTGGTTCGCTGCATCCCTTTTGTCCACACTTTTACTCATGACAAGCATGCTCTGGGCGAGCATCACCGGAAGTATCTCCGGCGTGATCACCGATTCAAGTGGTGCAGTCGTTGCCGGTGCGAATGTCACGGCGACTGATACCCAAACGGGTACCCATACTACGGTCGTCACCGACAGCAAGGGTTTCTACAACTTCCCCAGTCTAGCGGTCGGCAACTACACGGTGGAGATCAGCCGGCCCGGATTCAAGCAGTACCGCACGACCGACCTCGTCGTGAACGCGAACTCGGCTCTGCGCCTGGATGCTGCGCTGGTTGTGGGAGCAGCTTCCGAGAAAGTCGAAGTTACCAGCGAAGCGGTTCACGTCGAGACGCAAAGCACGCAAATGGGGGAGGTCATCACTGGCAAGACTATGACCGCGGTCCCGTTAAATGGCCGCGCCTTCACAGACCTGCTCGCGCTACAGCCGGGCGTGTCGCCTTACAACTCGAGTGATACCGGGATGGCCGGCGTGAACGATCGTCCGGTGGATGGTGGCTTGAATTCAGGCAACCAGTCGGTGAACGGGCAACGGGAGGCTTCGAACGGCTTCATGGTTAACGGGTCGAATGTCGAGGAAGGCAAGACGAATGGTGCTGCGATCATTCCGAACCTCGATTCGATCAGCGAATTTCGCATCATCACGAATAACTACGACGCGGAATACGGCAATTACAGTGGTGGGCAGATCAACGTCGTGACCAAGTCGGGGACTAATGCACTCCACGGTACGGTGTTTGATTTTCTGCGTAACACTTCGCTCGATGCCAAGAACTATTTTGCAGCGCACTCCGATCCGACTCCTGTCTTCCGGCAAAATCAGTTCGGGGGAACCATTGGCGGCGCGATTAAGAAGAACTCCACCTTCTTCTTTGTGGACTACCAAGGGACGCGGCAGACCCTTGCGCCAACAGTGACTGCCCAGGTGCCGACCGTCGATAATCTCGGCGGCAATTTCAGCGACTCTGCGGATTCGTTTAGCGGCGTTGTGAATGGGCCTTATTTTGCGAACCTTCTCTCGCAGAGACTGGGCTACAACGTCAACGACCAGGAGCCTTACTACACGGCGGGCTGCACGAACGCCACCCAGTGCGTTTTTCCAAATGCCGATGTTCCGAAGGCGGCGTGGTCACCTGTAGCAACCGCCATGGTCGGGATGGGATTGATTCCGCAGCCGAACGTTTCGACACAGAATTTCAATTACGAGACATCGCAGTATGCACAGACGTTGCGTGACGATAAGGGTGGCGTGCGCATTGACCAGAATTGGCGCTTCGGGCAATTGTTTGGTTACTACTTTGCCGACGACTACCTTCTGGATTCGCCCTTCCCGAGTGGGGGCGCCAGCGTGCCGGCGCAAGGGTTCCCATACTCCGCGACCACGTCCGGGCGCGCTCAACTGGTGAATATCGGCGACACCAAGAGTTTTGGCGCTACGGCGGTGAACGAATTCCGATTTAGCTATGTGCGAAACACGCTGTCTCTCACAACGCCGACCAGCGGAATTGGTTCCAATTTCAGCCTGGCCAATCTTGGTTTCGTCACACCTTGGGGAGCGGCTTCTGGCGGCATTAGTCCGATCGCGCCGGGTTTGGAAGGTGTGCCTTACATCACGTTCAACAGCTTTGGGATCGGCGTGCCGCAGGTGAGTACCCGTCAGTACAACAATTCTTTCCAGTGGCTGGATAATTTTTCGAAGGTGATCGGAACCCACTCGCTTAAGTTTGGCGGTCAGTTCCACTACGATCAGATCAACGAACGAAATCTCGCGGCCGAGAACGGGCAATACGGGTTCTCCGGATCGGAGACTGGAATCGATTTCGCCGACTTCTTGATCGGTGCTCCGGACAGTCTGACGCAGGCAAGCCCGCAGATTCTCGACTCGCGCAGCAAGTACTACGCGCTATTCGCACAAGACAGTTGGCGTGTAACGCCGAACTTGGTCTTCAACTACGGCCTGCGCTGGGAAGCGAGTATGCCGTGGTACGACACACAGAACAAAACAGAAACCATCATCCCGGGAAAGCAATCGGTCAAGTTTCCCGGCGCGCCTCCCGGCTACGTAGTGGCCGGCGATCCGGGCGTGCCGCGCACGTTGGCGCCGACGCAATGGGCGAACTTTTCGCCGCGGTTAGGTCTCGCATATTCTCCTAGCGCGACCTCCGGGTTCTGGGCCAAAGTGTTCGGCGGCCCGGGCCGAACAAGCATTCGCATCGGCGGCGGACTGTACTACACGTCCGTCGAAGACTTATCGCAGTTCCTCGAAGTCGGCGATCCGCCGTATGGCTTGTACTACGGGAGCGCCAATCCACCGCTTCTGGAAGCGCCTTATCTTGCACGCTACAGCGGCGATTCGGTGGGACAACGTTTCCCGTTCCCATATCCTCCGACGAATGTCTCGCCGTCGAATCCCGACTCGACATTTCCGTGGGCACAGGTTGAGCCATTGTCGTACGACTGGTCGTTCAATTCACACAACAAGCTCCCCTACTCGGAGCACTACGAACTATCATTGCAACGGCAGATCGGAGCCGACACAGTCGTGACCGCGAGTTATGTTGGCAACCAGGCGCATCGCTTAGTCGCAGCGGTTGAATCCAATCCGACTAACCAGGCGGCTTGCTTATTCCTAAGCGATTCAGCCAATCTAGGCCCGAACAGCGCGGGACCGTGCGGTCCGTTTAGCGAAACGCCGCCATTCACGGTGACGGTGGTTGGCGGCGAATCGATCGGCACCACGACGCCATGGGTCACGAGCACCGGCAAAGTTGTTAACTCGGTACGGCCGCTGGGACCGCTCTTCGACACCAATCCGTGGGTCTCGACGATCGCCAACTCAAACTACAACTCGCTGCAGATGAGCGCGAATTACGAAAGCTCATCGTTGAGTTTCCTTGCCGCCTACACGTTCTCGAAATGTATGGACAACGCATCCGGTCTGCAAGACTCGGTGTACCCCTATGATCCGCGGGTGAGCCGTGCGCTTTGCAACTTTGATGTGACCCACAACTTCGTGATCAGCTACAACTGGCTGCTGCCATTTGATAAATATGCGAGCAAGCGATGGGAAAGAGCTCTGATTGGCGGTTGGGCGCTCTCCGGAATCACATCGTTTGCGACAGGGCTGCCAGTGAGCCTTTCCGAGAACGACGACAACTCGCTTATCGGCGCAAATGCAGCTCCAGTAGATGTTCCTAACTGCTCCTACAGTGGCGCAGTTTTGGGAGACACAGACCCGCGCAGCGGCAAGCCGTATTTCAACACTGCCCTCTTCAGTCCCGAACAACTCGGCCAGTTCGGCAACTGCCGGCGCCGTTATTTCCACGGTCCAGGGATCAACAACTTCAACATGGCGCTGTTGAAGACCGTGGTCTTCACGGAGTCGAAACAACTGCAGTTGCGCTTTGAAGCATTCAACGTCTTCAACCATGCGCAATTCACAAATCCATCAGGCGAAATCAACTCCGACACCTTCGGACTGGTTACAAACGCGCGCGACCCTCGAATCATGCAGGTCGGCGCGAAGTTCATTTTCTGA